The genomic interval TCATGAGCGTGGCGACGGTGGCCCGCCAGCGCCGCGGGACGCGGTCGGCGGCGAGCGCGTTCGCCGTCGGGACCAGGCCCCGAGCCCCAGGCCGGCCAGGAAGCGGAACAGGCCGAACAGCCACGGTGCGTGCGACACCGCACACAGCGTCGTGAACACCGACAGCACGACGGCGCAGCCGATGATGGCGTTCTTGCGGCCGATGGCGTCGGACAGGCGACCGGCGACGAGCGCGCCGGCCATCATCCCGAGGAACGCCATCGAGCCGAGCGTTCCGAGCTGCGCCGGGCTGAGCTGCCACTCCTCGCCGAGGAGCTTCTGGACGGTGCCGTACACGATGAGGTCGTAGCCGTCGAAGACGACGAACAGCCACGCCACGGCGACGGGTGCGAGTCCGGCGAGCCGGCCGGAGCGGGGTGTGGTGCTGGGAGGGAGGGACGTCGTTGTCATCAGGAACCTCGAAGCAGGTGGGTCGGTGGCGATGTCAGAACCAGCGCGGGATCGTCGGAAGCGGCGCGCCGGGACCGCCGGCGGTGAGCCGCCGGGCTCCCCGGCCGGTGAGCCAGCGCACGACGTCGGCGGTGGTGCCCGTGACGGTGGGGGCCAGGGCGGCCGTCCCCACCGTCACGGGAGTCGTGCGGTCCGTCAGGGCGAGCACGAGGTCGACCTGCTCGCCCCGCCTGTCCCACGCGCGCAGCACGTCGGCCAGCAGGGCGTCGAGCAGGTCGGGCGGGACGTCACGGTACGACGCCGCGTCGGTGTCGAGGTCCATGGCGTGGACCCACACCTCACGGGTCCGCATCCAGGCGGTCTCCCGGACCGGCACGGTGCGGCCCTGGATCGTGACGACCTGGTTCTCCCACTGACCCTCGGCGACGTCACGCCACTCCACGTTGAGGTGGACCTCGGCGTGCGCGAACAGGAACCGCAGGGCGCGTGCCGGGAGCGTGGAGCCGCGCTCGATCTCCCGGCCGCGCTGCTCGGCCGAGCGGTACATGGGCGTCTCGACGCC from Xylanimonas allomyrinae carries:
- a CDS encoding maleylpyruvate isomerase family mycothiol-dependent enzyme; this encodes MSAATGADGVTWTNEDEARALLRARQGAGARYDSPDAPRRDLAWARRGTAYFARVLASLTDDELYEPSLLPGWTRAHVISHVGYNARALTRLVSWARTGVETPMYRSAEQRGREIERGSTLPARALRFLFAHAEVHLNVEWRDVAEGQWENQVVTIQGRTVPVRETAWMRTREVWVHAMDLDTDAASYRDVPPDLLDALLADVLRAWDRRGEQVDLVLALTDRTTPVTVGTAALAPTVTGTTADVVRWLTGRGARRLTAGGPGAPLPTIPRWF